From the genome of Eucalyptus grandis isolate ANBG69807.140 chromosome 2, ASM1654582v1, whole genome shotgun sequence, one region includes:
- the LOC120286179 gene encoding protein FAR1-RELATED SEQUENCE 5-like, with translation MGSKAPKTIFTDQDHAMANAIRTVFLNSDHRLCIWHIGKNATHHIAHLLGKPGFRDKYWHKLLYRCESEIEMETTWKAMCQEWNLSENKWLDNLYRLRHKWCPAFGRDFFSARIRSTQRSESTNNVFQDMACKMMTLSEFVGYYEKQAEKMRNTEIVDDFDCKLFEMQGWLCRHALYILTNVANITSIPSQYILKRWTKVAKQRIYCEDVAQSSHHAVNSKTLRLKRLMQLAFSVMNDSANHDVTEELATTALLRLRSQITTKMQSLIGKDHVDFLEEGDESEYVENHGIRVFDPLKRRPKGVPNTPIKGAAEKRKRKASSCVGGTLHEN, from the exons ATGGGTAGTAAAgcacccaaaactattttcacTGATCAAGATCATGCTATGGCAAATGCTATTAGAACTGTTTTCCTGAATTCTGATCATCGTTTATGTATATGGCACATTGGGAAAAATGCTACGCATCATATTGCACATCTTCTTGGAAAGCCAGGTTTTCGTGATAAATATTGGCACAAGCTTCTATATCGTTGTGAATCTGAAATTGAAATGGAGACCACTTGGAAAGCTATGTGTCAGGAGTGGAATTTAAGTGAGAACAAGTGGTTGGATAATCTATATCGCCTGCGTCATAAATGGTGTCCTGCATTTGGTCGTGATTTTTTTTCTGCAAGAATTAGATCTACGCAAAGAAGTGAGAGCACCAATAATGTATTTCAAGATATGGCGTGTAAGATGATGACTTTATCTGAATTTGTTGGTTATTATGAGAAGCAAGCTGAAAAAATGCGCAACACTgaaattgttgatgattttga CTGCAAGTTATTTGAAATGCAAGGATGGTTATGTAGGCATGCTCTTTACATCTTGACAAATGTTGCAAATATTACAAGCATTCCATCGCAATATATTTTGAAGAGGTGGACAAAAGTTGCAAAACAGAGGATTTATTGTGAAGATGTTGCACAAAGCTCTCATCATGCAGTTAATTCAAAGACACTGCGTTTGAAGAGGTTGATGCAGTTAGCTTTCAGTGTCATGAATGATAGTGCCAATCATGATGTAACAGAGGAGCTTGCAACTACAGCCTTGTTGCGTCTTCGTTCTCAAATTACAACTAAAATGCAATCTCTAATAGGTAAAGATCATGTTGATTTCTTGGAGGAAGGTGATGAATCTGAATATGTAGAAAATCATGGAATTCGAGTATTTGATCCCCTTAAGAGAAGGCCAAAAGGTGTACCAAATACTCCGATTAAGGGCGCCgcggaaaagagaaaaagaaaagcatcttCATGCGTAGGCGGCACCTTGCATGAG AATTGA
- the LOC120286307 gene encoding uncharacterized protein LOC120286307, with protein MSMHFYIGSLWALEQIITDILGESEDISLRLLSPLLASVLKENKKVAPLCWKLGDRVITSCVAKLGPLLWGAVQSNGSIVDDYSPVVASVAYGVVCSPGEVVPELDSAPRSNTSDAAVLLFPNDIVPVAKTSTKKAHSTDFKGSLKLGIDLEALPKKREHKGNKLMNPDEGYDLSWLYAERQKYVV; from the exons ATGAGCATGCACTTCTACATAGG GAGTTTGTGGGCTTTGGAGCAAATCATCACAGACATCCTCGGTGAAAGTGAGGATATCTCCTTGAGGCTTCTCAGTCCTCTCCTTGCTagtgttttaaaagaaaataag AAAGTTGCACCTTTGTGTTGGAAGCTTGGAGACAGGGTCATTACCAGCTGTGTAGCTAAGCTTGGACCTCTTCTTTGGGGAGCAGTACAATCCAATGGCTctattgtggatgattactctccaGTTGTGGCTTCT GTGGCTTATGGGGTCGTTTGTTCCCCTGGAGAAGTTGTTCCTGAACTGGATAGTGCTCCTAGATCGAACACTAGTGATGCTGCTGTCCTTCTTTTCCCCAATGATATTGTTCCTGTTGCTAAAACAAGTACAAAAAAGGCTCATTCTACAGATTTTAAGGGTTCACTGAAGCTGGGAATTGACTTAGAGGCACTTCCAAAGAAAAGGGAACATAAAGGTAACAAGTTGATGAACCCTGATGAAGGCTATGACCTCTCTTGGCTATATGCAGAGAGGCAAAAATATGTCGTATAA
- the LOC104428729 gene encoding uncharacterized protein LOC104428729 — protein sequence MQQMLNIEPGVGESTVARDEEAQSLLILPGKIKAPGSGGKMSNYNNAVLEDAGVLAEGLVGLRIKARWPFDEMFYDGLIQSYNPLTKKRKDMVILPYKDSLLLFNWYLQQFDLDGNRVNQGLTVYGNKGSTDQHAERAMLYMPMIVSL from the exons atgcAGCAAATGTTAAATATTGAGCCAGGTGTAGGTGAGAGCACTGTTGCTCGGGATGAGGAAGCTCAGTCCTTGTTGATATTGCCGGGAAAAATCAAAGCTCCTGGTAGTGGGGGAAAGATGAGCAATTATAACAATGCTGTATTAGAG GATGCTGGAGTGCTCGCTGAAGGATTAGTTGGGCTTAGAATAAAGGCCCGGTGGCCATTTGATGAGAT GTTCTATGATGGCCTAATTCAATCTTACAACCCTCTAACGAAAAAGCGCAAG GACATGGTAATTCTTCCTTACAAAGACAGCCTTCTGTTATTCAATTGGTATCTGCAACAATTTGATTTGGATGGCAATCGG GTCAATCAAGGGCTTACTGTTTATGGGAATAAAGGAAGCACCGATCAGCATGC GGAACGGGCTATGCTCTATATGCCAATGATCGTGAGTCTATAA
- the LOC120286336 gene encoding peptidyl-prolyl cis-trans isomerase FKBP20-1-like: AVRYEGVLAETGEVFDSTHEDNTLFSFEIGKGSVISAWDTALRTMKVGEVAKITCKPEYAYGSTGSPPDIPPDATLIFEVELVACKPCKGFSVTSVTEDKARLEELKKQREIAAATKEEEKKRREEAKAAAAARVQAKLDAKKGHGKGKGKAK, translated from the exons GCAGTTCGTTACGAAGGAGTACTTGCTGAAACTGGTGAAGTCTTTGACTCAACACATGAAGACAATACTCTATTCTCCTTTGAGATCGGAAAGGGCTCGGTGATCAGTGCTTGGGACACTGCATTGAGAACTATGAAG GTTGGGGAGGTTGCGAAAATCACATGTAAGCCAGAATATGCCTATGGCAGCACGGGTTCTCCGCCCGATATCCCACCAGA TGCAACCCTTATTTTTGAGGTGGAGTTAGTTGCATGCAAACCATGCAAGGGCTTTTCAGTGACCAGTGTCACAGAAGACAAGGCTAGGCTTGA GGAGCTGAAGAAGCAAAGGGAGATAGCTGCCGCAaccaaagaggaagagaagaagaggagggaagAAGCTAAAGCTGCAGCTGCTGCTCGTGTTCAAGCCAAGCTGGATGCTAAGAAAGGTCACgggaagggaaagggaaaagcAAAATGA